GCTGGCTTCAATGTCTTCTCCTCATATGGTAAAAAAACATGTATCTTCTCACCTTGTTTTAGTTTTGCTTGAAAAGACAAGCTTCGTCCAGATGACGTCTTTCTCGGTTCTGTTAATGGACGAGCACTAAAATTTGTTTCCTCTCCATTTAAATAAGATATATTACTTTCCAGGATATAATGGCCGTATATATAACATATCCCCATTAACATCACATAAAGAAAAAGGCTCCCCCATGCTCTTAAATAGTTTAGATATTTCAGATGTGGCAATGAAGCAACAATGAGAAAGGTAATTGACCAAAATTGCCACCCATACAAACTAGCAGATAAACCGCTAATAACTGAAAAAGCTAGGCAGTAATACGTGGGTTTCATGGCTCCCCCTTTTATTATACTTTTCGCTAGACTATTGGTTAAATGGTCAGTACTAAAAAACTCAACTGGATTACATAGAAATGGGCACATAATATAGTAGTGTAGAGAGTGGAGATAGGGGGGAGATCCCCCTTCAGAAAGTGAGGGAGTGGTAAGGTGCTGTTAACATTCCTTTCTTTAGCTAGAGGAGGTATATAGCTTATTAGCTTCATCTCTGAATTTTTCAATCATCTCTTTATCAGCCCCTTTAGCTTCTAGCTGACGTAAAAGTTCTGCTGTAAACAATAACTTTTCTTTGTTTTTAGTGTCTAGAATCATTTCCTCAAGCTCAACCTGCTCAACAGTTACGCCAGCTTGATGAAACATCTCAATAGCAAATTCATGATTTTTATAATCTTGAGCATAATAAACCTTTTTAATACCTGCTTGTATTAACGCTTTACTGCAATTTAAGCAAGGGAAATGCGTCACATAAATTTCTGCTCCTTCAGTAGGAACACCGAATTTAGCACATTGCAAAAGGGCATTTATTTCAGCATGAACGGTTCTTACACAATGATTATCTATTAGATAACAACCGTCATCTATACAGTGCTTACCACCAGATATAGAGCCATTGTATCCTCCAGCAATGATTCGTTTATCCCTAACAATTGTAGCTCCTACCATCAATCTAGTACATGTACTTCTTAAAGCTAGCAAGTGGCTTTGTGCCATGAAGTATTGGTGCCATGAAATGCGTTCCATTTCACTCCCCGCCTTTCTCCATTTATCTATTTCTATTCTTCATCAAGTTTAGACAAAATTCTCAATTTAATCAATGGAGAGATGTGGGCCTACAAAGAATTAATAGTGCTAAATAATGATGAGGTTGATAAGGTCGTGTTACTTTATAATTAAGTAGTCTTCTAATGTTTCAAGTGTTTTTTCTCCTATTCCAGGCACATTTAAAATGTCCTCCTTCGATTGAAATAAACCATGCTCTTCTCGATAGGAGATGATGGCTTCTGCTTTTGCTGGTCCAATCCCAGGTAAGGAGGTCAACTCGTCCATTGTTGCCTCGTTGAGAAAAACACCTCCTTCATCCTCACCACTATTTCCAGTTAAATGAGAGAACTCCCCCTCTTCAACATCTGTATACGATGGGACAACTATCACCATCTCATCATAGCATCTTTCAGCAAGATTAATAACATCTACATTCGCTTCACTGGTGAATCCCCCTGCCTTTGTAATCACATTATTCACTCTCTCATCTGGCTCCATTTTATAAATGCCCGGTTTGGCCACTTCTCCTTTAATATCCACGATAATATCTTGAGTGATCTCCTCCAATTTCTCATTTACCTTTTCTCCATTTTCCTCTTCCCAAAAGGCTGTCAACTCGTTAACCTGTTCCTTTTCAGTAGGTCTAGTGGTGACAAAAAGAATGATAAGGATAGTTGAGATAGCTATTATTGCCCCAACTAGATAAATAGGGTGGCTCAGTAGTCGATTGTGAATAAACCGTTTCATAAAATTCTCCTTTTTGACATGAATTTGTAAAGCGATACATAAGATTTTAAGAACGAGTCATTCGAGAGGTGTGATGTTAAGCATGCAACAACTGGGTTTTATCGGAACGGGAAGTATGGGAAGTATTTTACTTGAATCTTTTATTAAAGCGGGAATTCCTGAAGAAATGATCCATGTGACCA
The DNA window shown above is from Salipaludibacillus agaradhaerens and carries:
- a CDS encoding helix-hairpin-helix domain-containing protein — its product is MKRFIHNRLLSHPIYLVGAIIAISTILIILFVTTRPTEKEQVNELTAFWEEENGEKVNEKLEEITQDIIVDIKGEVAKPGIYKMEPDERVNNVITKAGGFTSEANVDVINLAERCYDEMVIVVPSYTDVEEGEFSHLTGNSGEDEGGVFLNEATMDELTSLPGIGPAKAEAIISYREEHGLFQSKEDILNVPGIGEKTLETLEDYLIIK
- a CDS encoding ComE operon protein 2 — protein: MERISWHQYFMAQSHLLALRSTCTRLMVGATIVRDKRIIAGGYNGSISGGKHCIDDGCYLIDNHCVRTVHAEINALLQCAKFGVPTEGAEIYVTHFPCLNCSKALIQAGIKKVYYAQDYKNHEFAIEMFHQAGVTVEQVELEEMILDTKNKEKLLFTAELLRQLEAKGADKEMIEKFRDEANKLYTSSS